In Capsicum annuum cultivar UCD-10X-F1 unplaced genomic scaffold, UCD10Xv1.1 ctg3524, whole genome shotgun sequence, one genomic interval encodes:
- the LOC107839146 gene encoding cytochrome P450 704C1, with the protein MEMEMDILYTIFTCVAILLFICVAPILVLIVRIYIGKSIRNPKYAPVVGTVFHQLFYFKTLYDYQTEVAKKTPTSRLLSPEQSEIYTTDSRNIEHILKTNFGKYSKGKQNQEVIDDLFGKGIFAVDGEKWKQQRKLSSLEFSARVLRDFSCTVFRKGAAKLVGKVFELSVANHVFDMQELLMRCSLDSIFKVGFGVDLNCLDGSSGDDNEFIKAFDDSNALTYWRYVDPFWKLKRYFNIGSEFLLKKNIKFIGEFVDELIRTRRKHLEMKQDSMDKEDILSRFLVESKKDPEKMTDQYLRDIILNFMLAGKDTTANTLSWFFYVLCKNPLIQVKIVQEIREVIGNNMKDNGSVDDFVTSITEEVLEKMHYLHATLTETLRLYPAVPLDGRCADTDDVLPDGFHIRKGDGVSYMAYAMGRMTYIWGNDAEDFRPDRWLKDGIFQPESPFKFIAFHAGPRICLGKDFAYRQMKILSMALLHFFRFKLSDDTREVTYRTMFTLQIKEGLQVHAVPRRGLVEA; encoded by the exons ATGGAAATGGAAATGGATATTCTCTATACCATCTTCACCTGTGTAGCTATTCTCTTGTTCATTTGTGTAGCTCCTATATTAGTTTTAATAGTAAGGATCTATATTGGCAAGTCAATCAGAAACCCCAAATATGCACCAGTGGTGGGAACTGTGTTTCATCAACTCTTCTACTTCAAAACACTCTATGATTATCAAACAGAAGTGGCTAAAAAGACCCCTACTTCCCGGCTTCTGTCGCCGGAGCAAAGTGAAATATATACCACAGATTCAAGAAATATTGAACACATACTTAAGACCAACTTTGGCAAGTATTCCAAAGGAAAGCAAAATCAAGAGGTTATAGACGATTTGTTTGGCAAAGGGATTTTCGCGGTGGATGGTGAGAAATGGAAGCAACAGAGAAAGCTTTCAAGTCTTGAGTTCTCAGCTAGAGTATTGAGAGACTTTAGTTGCACAGTTTTCAGAAAAGGAGCAGCCAAATTGGTCGGCAAGGTTTTTGAGTTGTCTGTTGCCAACCATGTTTTTGATATGCAA GAACTGCTAATGAGATGCTCTCTGGATTCAATATTCAAAGTTGGCTTTGGAGTTGATCTGAACTGTCTAGACGGATCAAGTGGAGATGATAACGAATTCATTAAGGCTTTTGATGATTCAAATGCATTGACATATTGGCGCTATGTCGATCCATTCTGGAAGCTTAAGAGATACTTCAACATCGGCTCTGAATTTCTCCTGAAAAAGAACATCAAATTCATCGGAGAATTCGTTGATGAATTGATTAGAACAAGACGCAAACATCTAGAAATGAAACAAGATTCT ATGGATAAGGAGGACATACTCTCAAGGTTTCTGGTAGAAAGCAAAAAAGATCCAGAGAAAATGACTGATCAGTATCTCAGAGATATTATACTGAATTTCATGCTTGCTGGCAAAGATACTACTGCTAATACTCTTTCATGGTTTTTCTATGTTCTTTGCAAGAATCCCTTGATCCAAGTAAAGATTGTTCAGGAAATAAGAGAAGTTATTGGTAATAACATGAAGGATAATGGAAGTGTGGATGATTTTGTAACAAGTATTACAGAAGAAGTCCTCGAGAAAATGCATTATCTTCATGCAACATTGACAGAGACCTTGAGGCTATACCCTGCTGTCCCACTG GATGGCAGGTGTGCGGACACAGATGATGTTCTTCCTGATGGCTTTCACATCAGGAAAGGGGATGGGGTCTCCTATATGGCCTATGCAATGGGGAGAATGACTTACATTTGGGGGAATGATGCTGAGGATTTCCGACCTGATCGATGGTTGAAAGATGGGATTTTCCAGCCAGAGTCAccattcaaattcatagcatttCAT GCTGGTCCAAGAATATGTCTAGGCAAAGATTTTGCTTACCGGCAAATGAAGATATTATCAATGGCTCTTCTACATTTCTTCAGGTTCAAATTATCCGATGATACGAGAGAAGTAACTTATAGAACCATGTTTACGCTCCAAATTAAAGAAGGGCTTCAGGTTCATGCCGTTCCAAGAAGAGGATTAGTAGAAGCATGA
- the LOC107839144 gene encoding cytochrome P450 704C1 isoform X3: MDFLYTIFTCVAILFFVCVASILVLILSIYAGKSIRDPKYAPVMGTVFHQLLYFNRLYDYQTEVAKKTTTFRLLAPEQSEIYTTDSRNIEHILKTNFGKYSKGKRNQEIFMDLFGEGIFAVDGEKWKQQRKLASFEFSARVLRDFSCTVFRKGAAKLVSKVFEFSLANQVFDMQELLMRCSLYSIFKVGFGVDLNCLDGSGGGDSEFIKAFDDSNELTYWRYVDPFWKLKRYFNIGSEFLLKKNIKFIREFVDELIKTRRKQLEMKQDFTDKEDILSRFLVESKKDPEKMTDQYLRDIILNFMLAGKDSTANTLSWFFYVLCKNPLIQVKIVEEIREVIGKNMKDNGSVDDFVISITEEVLEKMHYLHATLTETLRLYPAVPVDGRCADAYDVLPDGFHISKGDGVYYLSYAMGRMPYIWGNDAEDFRPERWLKGWSKNMSRQRFCLRTNEDIINGSSTFLQVQIIR; encoded by the exons atggattTTCTCTATACCATCTTCACCTGTGTAGCAATCCTCTTCTTCGTTTGTGTTGCTTCCATTTTAGTTTTAATACTAAGTATCTATGCTGGCAAGTCAATCAGAGACCCCAAATATGCACCAGTGATGGGAACCGTGTTTCATCAACTCTTGTACTTCAACAGACTCTATGATTATCAAACAGAAGTGGCTAAAAAGACCACTACATTCCGGCTTCTAGCGCCCGAGCAGAGTGAAATATATACTACTGATTCAAGAAATATTGAACACATTCTTAAGACCAACTTTGGCAAGTACTCCAAAGGCAAACGGAATCAAGAGATTTTTATGGATTTGTTTGGCGAAGGGATCTTTGCCGTAGATGGTGAGAAATGGAAGCAACAGAGAAAGCTTGCAAGTTTTGAGTTCTCAGCTAGAGTATTAAGAGACTTTAGCTGCACAGTTTTCAGAAAAGGAGCGGCCAAATTGGTCAGCAAGGTTTTTGAGTTCTCTCTTGCCAACCAAGTTTTTGATATGCAA GAACTGCTAATGAGATGCTCCTTGTATTCAATATTCAAAGTTGGATTTGGAGTTGATCTGAACTGCCTGGATGGATCAGGTGGTGGTGATAGCGAATTCATCAAGGCCTTTGATGATTCAAATGAATTGACATATTGGCGTTATGTCGATCCATTCTGGAAGCTTAAGAGATACTTCAACATCGGCTCTGAATTTCTCCTGAAAAAGAACATTAAATTTATTAGAGAATTTGTTGATGAATTGATTAAAACAAGACGCAAACAGCTAGAAATGAAACAAGATTTT ACGGATAAGGAGGACATACTGTCAAGGTTTCTGGTAGAGAGCAAGAAAGATCCAGAGAAAATGACTGATCAGTATCTCAGAGACATAATACTGAATTTCATGCTTGCTGGCAAAGATAGTACTGCTAATACTCTTTCATGGTTTTTCTATGTGCTTTGCAAGAACCCATTGATCCAAGTAAAGATTGTTGAGGAAATAAGAGAAGTCATTGGCAAAAACATGAAAGATAATGGAAGTGTGGATGATTTTGTAATAAGTATTACAGAAGAAGTCCTCGAGAAAATGCATTATCTTCATGCAACATTGACCGAGACCTTGAGACTATACCCAGCTGTCCCAGTG GATGGCAGGTGTGCGGATGCATATGATGTTCTTCCTGATGGCTTTCACATCAGTAAAGGGGATGGGGTCTATTATCTGTCCTATGCAATGGGGAGAATGCCTTACATTTGGGGGAATGATGCTGAGGATTTCCGGCCAGAAAGATGGTTGAAAG GCTGGTCCAAGAATATGTCTAGGCAAAGATTTTGCTTACGGACAAATGAAGATATTATCAATGGCTCTTCTACATTTCTTCAGGTTCAAATTATCCGATGA
- the LOC107839144 gene encoding cytochrome P450 704C1 isoform X2 translates to MDFLYTIFTCVAILFFVCVASILVLILSIYAGKSIRDPKYAPVMGTVFHQLLYFNRLYDYQTEVAKKTTTFRLLAPEQSEIYTTDSRNIEHILKTNFGKYSKGKRNQEIFMDLFGEGIFAVDGEKWKQQRKLASFEFSARVLRDFSCTVFRKGAAKLVSKVFEFSLANQVFDMQELLMRCSLYSIFKVGFGVDLNCLDGSGGGDSEFIKAFDDSNELTYWRYVDPFWKLKRYFNIGSEFLLKKNIKFIREFVDELIKTRRKQLEMKQDFTDKEDILSRFLVESKKDPEKMTDQYLRDIILNFMLAGKDSTANTLSWFFYVLCKNPLIQVKIVEEIREVIGKNMKDNGSVDDFVISITEEVLEKMHYLHATLTETLRLYPAVPVDGRCADAYDVLPDGFHISKGDGVYYLSYAMGRMPYIWGNDAEDFRPERWLKGGIFQPESPFKFIAFHAGPRICLGKDFAYGQMKILSMALLHFFRFKLSDDTKEVTYRTMFTLHINDGLLVHAVPRRGLVGNYKFE, encoded by the exons atggattTTCTCTATACCATCTTCACCTGTGTAGCAATCCTCTTCTTCGTTTGTGTTGCTTCCATTTTAGTTTTAATACTAAGTATCTATGCTGGCAAGTCAATCAGAGACCCCAAATATGCACCAGTGATGGGAACCGTGTTTCATCAACTCTTGTACTTCAACAGACTCTATGATTATCAAACAGAAGTGGCTAAAAAGACCACTACATTCCGGCTTCTAGCGCCCGAGCAGAGTGAAATATATACTACTGATTCAAGAAATATTGAACACATTCTTAAGACCAACTTTGGCAAGTACTCCAAAGGCAAACGGAATCAAGAGATTTTTATGGATTTGTTTGGCGAAGGGATCTTTGCCGTAGATGGTGAGAAATGGAAGCAACAGAGAAAGCTTGCAAGTTTTGAGTTCTCAGCTAGAGTATTAAGAGACTTTAGCTGCACAGTTTTCAGAAAAGGAGCGGCCAAATTGGTCAGCAAGGTTTTTGAGTTCTCTCTTGCCAACCAAGTTTTTGATATGCAA GAACTGCTAATGAGATGCTCCTTGTATTCAATATTCAAAGTTGGATTTGGAGTTGATCTGAACTGCCTGGATGGATCAGGTGGTGGTGATAGCGAATTCATCAAGGCCTTTGATGATTCAAATGAATTGACATATTGGCGTTATGTCGATCCATTCTGGAAGCTTAAGAGATACTTCAACATCGGCTCTGAATTTCTCCTGAAAAAGAACATTAAATTTATTAGAGAATTTGTTGATGAATTGATTAAAACAAGACGCAAACAGCTAGAAATGAAACAAGATTTT ACGGATAAGGAGGACATACTGTCAAGGTTTCTGGTAGAGAGCAAGAAAGATCCAGAGAAAATGACTGATCAGTATCTCAGAGACATAATACTGAATTTCATGCTTGCTGGCAAAGATAGTACTGCTAATACTCTTTCATGGTTTTTCTATGTGCTTTGCAAGAACCCATTGATCCAAGTAAAGATTGTTGAGGAAATAAGAGAAGTCATTGGCAAAAACATGAAAGATAATGGAAGTGTGGATGATTTTGTAATAAGTATTACAGAAGAAGTCCTCGAGAAAATGCATTATCTTCATGCAACATTGACCGAGACCTTGAGACTATACCCAGCTGTCCCAGTG GATGGCAGGTGTGCGGATGCATATGATGTTCTTCCTGATGGCTTTCACATCAGTAAAGGGGATGGGGTCTATTATCTGTCCTATGCAATGGGGAGAATGCCTTACATTTGGGGGAATGATGCTGAGGATTTCCGGCCAGAAAGATGGTTGAAAGGTGGGATTTTCCAGCCAGAGTCGCCATTCAAATTTATAGCATTTCAT GCTGGTCCAAGAATATGTCTAGGCAAAGATTTTGCTTACGGACAAATGAAGATATTATCAATGGCTCTTCTACATTTCTTCAGGTTCAAATTATCCGATGACACGAAAGAAGTAACTTATCGAACCATGTTTACACTCCATATCAATGACGGGCTTCTGGTTCATGCAGTTCCAAGAAGAGGATTAGTAGGCAATTATAAATTCGAATGA
- the LOC107839144 gene encoding cytochrome P450 704C1 isoform X1, whose amino-acid sequence MDFLYTIFTCVAILFFVCVASILVLILSIYAGKSIRDPKYAPVMGTVFHQLLYFNRLYDYQTEVAKKTTTFRLLAPEQSEIYTTDSRNIEHILKTNFGKYSKGKRNQEIFMDLFGEGIFAVDGEKWKQQRKLASFEFSARVLRDFSCTVFRKGAAKLVSKVFEFSLANQVFDMQELLMRCSLYSIFKVGFGVDLNCLDGSGGGDSEFIKAFDDSNELTYWRYVDPFWKLKRYFNIGSEFLLKKNIKFIREFVDELIKTRRKQLEMKQDFTDKEDILSRFLVESKKDPEKMTDQYLRDIILNFMLAGKDSTANTLSWFFYVLCKNPLIQVKIVEEIREVIGKNMKDNGSVDDFVISITEEVLEKMHYLHATLTETLRLYPAVPVDGRCADAYDVLPDGFHISKGDGVYYLSYAMGRMPYIWGNDAEDFRPERWLKGDHWGYIGAVKYSSQNRRLCSRMSSFSRELLKILPGAFDAYAGPRICLGKDFAYGQMKILSMALLHFFRFKLSDDTKEVTYRTMFTLHINDGLLVHAVPRRGLVGNYKFE is encoded by the exons atggattTTCTCTATACCATCTTCACCTGTGTAGCAATCCTCTTCTTCGTTTGTGTTGCTTCCATTTTAGTTTTAATACTAAGTATCTATGCTGGCAAGTCAATCAGAGACCCCAAATATGCACCAGTGATGGGAACCGTGTTTCATCAACTCTTGTACTTCAACAGACTCTATGATTATCAAACAGAAGTGGCTAAAAAGACCACTACATTCCGGCTTCTAGCGCCCGAGCAGAGTGAAATATATACTACTGATTCAAGAAATATTGAACACATTCTTAAGACCAACTTTGGCAAGTACTCCAAAGGCAAACGGAATCAAGAGATTTTTATGGATTTGTTTGGCGAAGGGATCTTTGCCGTAGATGGTGAGAAATGGAAGCAACAGAGAAAGCTTGCAAGTTTTGAGTTCTCAGCTAGAGTATTAAGAGACTTTAGCTGCACAGTTTTCAGAAAAGGAGCGGCCAAATTGGTCAGCAAGGTTTTTGAGTTCTCTCTTGCCAACCAAGTTTTTGATATGCAA GAACTGCTAATGAGATGCTCCTTGTATTCAATATTCAAAGTTGGATTTGGAGTTGATCTGAACTGCCTGGATGGATCAGGTGGTGGTGATAGCGAATTCATCAAGGCCTTTGATGATTCAAATGAATTGACATATTGGCGTTATGTCGATCCATTCTGGAAGCTTAAGAGATACTTCAACATCGGCTCTGAATTTCTCCTGAAAAAGAACATTAAATTTATTAGAGAATTTGTTGATGAATTGATTAAAACAAGACGCAAACAGCTAGAAATGAAACAAGATTTT ACGGATAAGGAGGACATACTGTCAAGGTTTCTGGTAGAGAGCAAGAAAGATCCAGAGAAAATGACTGATCAGTATCTCAGAGACATAATACTGAATTTCATGCTTGCTGGCAAAGATAGTACTGCTAATACTCTTTCATGGTTTTTCTATGTGCTTTGCAAGAACCCATTGATCCAAGTAAAGATTGTTGAGGAAATAAGAGAAGTCATTGGCAAAAACATGAAAGATAATGGAAGTGTGGATGATTTTGTAATAAGTATTACAGAAGAAGTCCTCGAGAAAATGCATTATCTTCATGCAACATTGACCGAGACCTTGAGACTATACCCAGCTGTCCCAGTG GATGGCAGGTGTGCGGATGCATATGATGTTCTTCCTGATGGCTTTCACATCAGTAAAGGGGATGGGGTCTATTATCTGTCCTATGCAATGGGGAGAATGCCTTACATTTGGGGGAATGATGCTGAGGATTTCCGGCCAGAAAGATGGTTGAAAG GTGATCACTGGGGCTATATAGGTGCTGTTAAGTATAGTTCACAAAATAGGAGATTATGCTCAAGGATGTCAAGTTTTAGCAGAGAACTGCTCAAAATCTTGCCAGGGGCTTTTGATGCTTAT GCTGGTCCAAGAATATGTCTAGGCAAAGATTTTGCTTACGGACAAATGAAGATATTATCAATGGCTCTTCTACATTTCTTCAGGTTCAAATTATCCGATGACACGAAAGAAGTAACTTATCGAACCATGTTTACACTCCATATCAATGACGGGCTTCTGGTTCATGCAGTTCCAAGAAGAGGATTAGTAGGCAATTATAAATTCGAATGA